A window of Aythya fuligula isolate bAytFul2 chromosome 12, bAytFul2.pri, whole genome shotgun sequence genomic DNA:
ATCTGAGGTGTCACTTTCTGACTAAAAGTAAGAGAAATCATCAGTTAGGTATATTTCCCAGCAAGCTTCTGTTACTACTGCTACCCTGTGATCAGTATCTTCCACCGTGACTTTCTATAACGTATAAAGACACTCTCTAATTACTGGACACATCAAAATTCACTGACTGAAGTGAAGCGATATATGTTAACAAGGATATACAAGATCACAGAAAAGCAAGACATGTAAGGGAGTATTTCAAAGGATCATAGActatctgagttggaagagacccacaaggatcatcgagtccaacttctgggTTCCTACAAGACCAGCcccccaaaaatcagaccacgtGTCTGAGTGTTTTCCAcacgcttcttgaactccggcagactcagtgctgtgaccacttccctagggagcctgttccagtgcccgaccaccctctgggtgaaaaaccttttcccaatatccagcctgaacctccccatTTGAACAACCTAAGTACAAAAAGCAAAGGTAAACAGTAATGCAACCGCGCGAACATTTTATGCCCAAGGTAAAAGCTGCCAATACAGCTCTTGACACATCATAGCATGTAACAGTCACGATAACCTCCTCAGCCAAACTTTGGGCAGAGAATCAAGTTACACAAACGGGCCCTATTGCACGTGCCGCAGTGAGATGCTGCTCATCGCAAGCCACATAGTTCACAACTCACACGAAGCTCCCATTTCGCCATAGCATAAGGGGTATCACGGTGCAAAGCAAACCAAGAATTTAACTGAGCTACAGCATGGGAAAGCCGCTCCgtggcagccagggctgccGCGCGCAGCTCGCCCTCAGCGGCACAGCAGCGGctgcggccccgccgccggctgcCAACGCTCACCTCGTCGCTTTCAAACTCCCGATTCGCTGCCTCGAAAATGCCCATGCCTCGTGCGCGCTCCTCCTCCGTCTGCTTGGGCTCTGCGGGAAGAGACGGGCGATTGCTGCCGGGcccgggccgccgccgccgctccccccgGGCCCCATCGGCCGCCCCCTGCTCACCCCCGCGCAGCGGCCTCAAGTGCCGCAGGTAGCGGTCGCGCATGGCCTGCCAGGAGTGCCGCGTCAGGCCGGCCCGCTCCAGCTCCTTCCACAGCGCCCTGCCGCCCACCCGCCTCTCGCCCCGCCCGCGCACGGCCTGCAGCAGCGCCGCGTCCTCCGCCTCCGTGAAGGCGAGGCGGCCGCGCGGcgaggcggcgggcggcgggggcggcgcaGCGGGCAGCCGGAAGGGCTCCAGCGGCAGGCGCTGGTTGCGCTTTATGCACTCCGTCACGTACTCGGCGGAGACGGCCCCGCCGGGCGCCTGCTCGCCGGGCTGCGCCAGAAGCACGGCGTCCGGCTCCTGGATGCGGCacagccgcccgccgcccgccagCAGCAGGGGCGCCAGGCGCAGCTTTGTCAGCCCGGGCCGCACGTAGAAGCGCATCGGCCTCCCGTCATCCCACAGGAACAGCTGGCGCGACCGCCCTGCCTCCGCTTTCCCGCGCGCCGCCATCGCTGCCCGCCGACGCGCAGGCGCCGCGGCACCGGAAGGACCGCGGGAGGAGCGAAGATGGCGGCCGCAGCGGAGCGGGGTTGCGACGTGGGGGACGCTGAGCCGCGCCTCAGTAAAAAGTGAGGGTGGGCGGGCAGGGCAACTGAGGCgatgctgagctgagctgagctgagctgagctgagcgaACGTCTGGCGTGTGCCGCCAGGTGATCCGTTGGAGCGCGCCATGCTGAGGCCTGCAGCTGCGCGGCTCCGCGGCTGGGCCTGGAAGGCCGCGCCCGCGCTCCGATGGCGCCAGGCGCTTCATGACCGAAGCAGGTCGGTGCTTTGCGATCTGGCCGGGCCCGCCTCTTTCATCATGAAGTTCcggccggcggggccgggggctgtggggcccTGCGCTCCACGGGGAGCGGGCCGCGAAGGCGGCAGCGGGAGTCTGAAGCAGAGCCTGACTTTAACCGGTGACTCTAACCTGACTTTTAGCTCATTTCACTTATCTGCCGCGTGGGGTAGCTCTGCTTCTATGAAGGCTCGTATAAGGGGGCCTGCAGAGGATCCTTGGGCTCCCAGGGAACGCATCCTCAAGGTCTGTCTACGCAATACTTAATTCAGCTTTAGTTTTCCCTGAGTATTCGTATCTCTTAAGGAATGAACTAAAAGccttcagagaaggaaacacTTAAACACACTTAAGTATTATTTTGACTTTAGGGCACAGTAAGGGAAATGACGGGGCTATTTTTACAGTAAGGTTTTGGCAGAATCTGGCAAAGTGCTTCCCCATACAAGTAGCAAAGTACCTGCtgcatctgttttccttctgttttacagtGAGCTGAAGAGGCGTTtgaaggctgaaagaaaaatagctgaaaaagaGGCAAAGCAGAAAGAGCAAAGTGAAAAGCATTCAAATAAGCCTTCCTTGACTTCTGACTCTGAGAATAACATTGGTGCTGATGAGGAAAACTTGGATCCAAATGTGAGAATCTGGACATGTGCTTATTACTGTTTTGAGAATAAATATTGTTGATctacatttgatttttattcagAATGAACTAAATGgttaaaaggggggggggagaggagacaCGTATTCCTAAGTCAGGGTAGCAGTGTTTTAACttgtaaaatgctttaagaTTCTAATAAAATCATTCGGTCTTGCTTGTTTATTGTTACAGCAATATTACAAGATCCGTAGCCATGcaatccagcagctgcagggcaccAATGAAGATCCTTATCCCCACAAGTTCCACGTAGACTTATCTCTCTCAGATTTTATAGAGAAATACAGTCACTTGCAGCCAGGAGATCACCTGACAGACATTACAGTGAGAGTGGCAGGTAAAAGCTAATCTGGAATGCGGAAGGATGGCCTGTTGATTTTCAGAGCTAAGTCCTAGCTGGTTTTAGAGATGGGGTGGTCTGTTTTCAAATTTTGCTGATCCTCTTAGTCATGAAGCTAAGTCTGTAGCAGCATTATACTATTTAGGACAGGCTTTCAGACTGAGTGGATTGTTGCAACTTACCTTACAAGTATAACATTAGATTGTGATTTTGGCTTCAGGACTCAAAGCTCACGTGAACTTTTGTGTAGTCATGTTAGTTTTAAGATTTTAACTGCTTCTCTTCCACATTTAGTGATCAGTTCAGAACTGATGGTCTTTTTTACGGGTGGTGGTAATATTGTAGCTTTTGCCCTTGTGTCCTTCTGTTAGGGACATGTTTCTCAGTGTTCTGCATGCTTTTGGTATTTAGGTCGAATCCACGCAAAGCGTGCCTCTGGAGGGAAACTGATTTTCTATGATCTTCGTGGTGAAGGAGTCAAGTTGCAGGTCATGGCAAATTCCAGGTAAGTAGAAATATTCCCAGTAGCATTCTAAATTGAACTGTTCTCTAGGACTTAGAAATGTGTATTTGGGCATCCAGTTATTTCATTGCCTTAGCTAAGCTGTTTGGCTAGGGATTGTCTTAGGTAGGCAGGTAGCGTTTTGCTTAGGCTGTTATGTATGGCTTCCTTATTAGAAGGattcttgtttttaagaatttgGCCTGAGGAGAGACTTGCAGAACAGTTGGAATGTTGAACTTCAAGCAAAactacttactttttttttttttttttttttttttgtaattacagACTTTACAAATCTGAGgaagaatatttctgtattaaCAACAAGCTGCGTCGTGGGGACATTATTGGTGTAGAAGGAAAtcctgggaaaacaaagaaaggggAACTGAGTATTATTCCTTACGAAATAACTCTGTTATCTCCATGCCTGCACATGTTGCCTCATCTTCACTTTGGCCTTAAAGATAAGGTAAGGTACCTGCCGTACCTGTGACTCTTGGAGGTGATTTGACAGGTCATCCGTTCAGATCTGCTGATGGTATCAGTGAACAAAGAGCCATTCATCTTGTTTTGGTACTTCTTTTCTTTGGCAGTACATTTTGTCTAGCttgttctaaaaatatttgttcttttcaggAAACTAGATATCGTCAGAGATACTTGGATTTAATTCTTAATGATTATGTGAGGCAAAAATTTATAACCCGTGCAAAGATTGTGACATATATCCGGAGCTTTCTAGATGAATTGGGCTTCTTAGAGGTAAGgctttattgtttgtttctgtctgcATACTCAATGTGTTTGGGGCTTCTCAGCTTCAGGGATACTGTATATTCAGGCTCACATGCGAAATATTAATAGAGTGAGAGCAATTACCTCAACACGGTGTGTTTATCAGTTTCAGGTAACaggagctgttttattttccctctttttaaaGTTAAGACTATTGCTCAGTTGGTAGCCTGtgattcagaaaacatttatgaaGGTAGAACTTCAAACTGCTGTTGTCTTTCTCTTATTTCAGTAGTGTAAGGTAGAAGTGACATCTTTGCAATGGCATTTTGACATAATATAGTTCCATTAAGAGTTTATCAGCCGAATCTGCAAAATCTGCCACTGGAGTTTTTtgagagcagaggaaggat
This region includes:
- the TERF2IP gene encoding telomeric repeat-binding factor 2-interacting protein 1 — translated: MAARGKAEAGRSRQLFLWDDGRPMRFYVRPGLTKLRLAPLLLAGGGRLCRIQEPDAVLLAQPGEQAPGGAVSAEYVTECIKRNQRLPLEPFRLPAAPPPPPAASPRGRLAFTEAEDAALLQAVRGRGERRVGGRALWKELERAGLTRHSWQAMRDRYLRHLRPLRGEPKQTEEERARGMGIFEAANREFESDESESDTSDALEELPTQVGGGKPPGETASGLKTGMEDCAFPGTQLQREDRPRSTCSSSRVVGEVVKTMRHFMERFNVDLFTVTQAFLKNTGEVETTSYFLQTGQRLDGYPVWSREDDLELQKDDEHVRSKLIAKFGAENVAKRVAFRKS